The following DNA comes from Bdellovibrionales bacterium.
CGGGTTGCGCTTCCGATGACTCTGGGTCCACCGATTCATCCATCGAGGCTCCATCGGCCGAGAAGAAAGCGGCGGCCGCTCCGGCGACGCCGACGGGGTCTTTGGATGGACCCAAGCGTGCCCCATCGGAGCTGAGTAAAGCCCTCAGTGATAAAAACTATAATGAGATGTTTAAAATCGCGAGCGACATGCTTTTGGTAAACCCTAATGATCCGCAAGCATTGAATGCGCTAGCGATTTACCATATTCAAAAAAGTGAATGGGGAGCTGCCCGTTTGCTATTAGAGCGTGCCATTGAGAAAAATAAAGACATGGCTGGGTTACATAATAATTTAGGTGTGATCGCACTTAAAGAAGACAATTTGGAAAGTGCCCTTGCTCATTTTAAAACGGCTTACGAAAAAGATTCTCGCAACGGAAACGTAAATAATAATCTGGGTAGTATTTACGTAAAATACCTAGACTATGGTAAGGCTCAAGGAATGATTGAGAGTGCTTACAGCTCATCCCCAGAGAGTGTGAGTGTAACAAATAATTACGCCATCATTCAGCGCTACACAGGAAACTACGAAAAGGCGGCGGAGCTCTACAAAAAGAATCTTGCTAAAGAATCCAGAAACGTCTCGACCATGATAAATTATGCTATTCTCCTTATCGATTATATGAAAAAATATGACGAAGGTGAGAGAATACTCAATAAATTAGAGTTTTTAGAAAGTAATGATCCGGCCGTTAAAAATAAAATGGCGGAACTTAACGAAAAGTTACGGGCAGCAAGAAAATGACGACAGCACAGCATATATTCACAATCTTAGGCTTATTGCTCTTCACCTTCGTCGCTAGCGCGCAGAACGCACCGGCCAAAGAAAAGAGAACGACAATTAACTTCGAAGATCAGTTGGTTGAAGGGCAGGCGCAAAAGCCCGATCTTCTTTATCTTTTGCAGAAGAAGAAATTCAATTATAAAAAATTGATTCGTTTAAGAGAGAATTTTCTTCCTGAACTTCGTCAGACAGCCAATGAAATTGCGCCCGCAAAAAGAGCCAAGGAGAAGAATCCGTGAGTAAACCAGTCGTCCTCAAAGTTTTTAGAAATGGTGGCGTGGTTGATGTTAAGCAATTTACGCAAGAACACCAGATTATTTTAGGATCTGCCGACGCGGACACGCACGTTAAACTTCCGGGTGCAGTTTCTCCTTTTCACGCTTCGATCGAAAAGCGCGGAGATAAATATTATTTAAGCGACTTGGGTTCATCTCAGGGAACGTATCTTAAAGGGAGCAAGATTTTAGAGGCGGCTCTTGAACATGGTGATAAGATTGCCATCGGTGAATATATTATCGAGTTCTATGTTGGAGCGCCTACGGTTTCGGCTTCGACAACGGCGGCGCCACCAGCTGCGGCACCGACTCCTGTGAACAAACCCATCGAGATGAAGCCGGTTCAAGCGGCACCGACGATCAGTACGTCAGTGGCTCAAGCTCCTGTGCACATGGGAACACAAGCTCTGCCAGATATGGGTGTTCAGGCTTCTCCTACTGGGGATATCCATGTTTTCAAAAAGAAAAAGAAAAAAGGCGAAAAAACCTTTGCTCCACCGAGTGTTCATAAAAATCTTTCGGAATTTATTAAGCCCACCAAAGGTGGAACTATTGAAATTCTGGTCGC
Coding sequences within:
- a CDS encoding tetratricopeptide repeat protein — encoded protein: MKKLILLAPLLLMFPALLTGCASDDSGSTDSSIEAPSAEKKAAAAPATPTGSLDGPKRAPSELSKALSDKNYNEMFKIASDMLLVNPNDPQALNALAIYHIQKSEWGAARLLLERAIEKNKDMAGLHNNLGVIALKEDNLESALAHFKTAYEKDSRNGNVNNNLGSIYVKYLDYGKAQGMIESAYSSSPESVSVTNNYAIIQRYTGNYEKAAELYKKNLAKESRNVSTMINYAILLIDYMKKYDEGERILNKLEFLESNDPAVKNKMAELNEKLRAARK